The sequence TGTCTAGCCTCCGGGGAGACGGGACCGACCAGCGCCGGGCGCCGCCCCGTCCCGCGACGTCCGGTCGAAGACGCTAGCCGACATCGCAACAATTATTCCGGCCCCAGGCACTCCGCAAGCAATTCGTAACAGGCCTCAAAAAGCCTAACGAAAAGGCGCAAAATGGCCGCCATCGCGTGCGCCTTTCCGGAGTCGTAGCGGGGGTGCGCGCGACGGGCGGCAACTTGCCCTTGACCCCGTCGGTCCTCATTATGCACGGCTTCGTTTGACTCCCGGAAACCCGCGAACCGATCGTAGATAGCCATGGCTGTTGTCACGACTCCCGATGACCGCGCCGTCCTCGAGAGTGCTTCTGTTCAGGCGTTGCTCTCGCAAATCGGGGACGCCGTGCGCGTCACCGACGGCACCTTCGAGCTGCTCGACGAACAGGCCTTCCGTACCCGTGCCCTCGACCTGCTGGCACACGCCGCCGCGCTGGGCGAGGATGACGACGTGAAGGACACCGCCCGCTGGATCATCGGGGAGGCCGGCTCGGCGTTGGGGGTGCGTCCCGCGTCGATCCACGAGCTCTACATGGCCCGTGGCCGGGGTGAGATCTCCGGCTTCACCGTTCCCGCCATGAACATCCGGGCGGCGACCTATTACACCGGGCGTGCCCTCTTCTCCGCGGCGGTGGAGCTGGACGTGGGCGCGCTGATCCTGGAGATCGCGCGCTCGGAGATCGGTTACACCGAGCAGCGCCCGGCCGAGTACGTGGCGGTGCTCACCGCGGCCGCGCTGCGCGAGGGGTGGAGCGGTCCGCTCTTCTTCCAGGGTGATCACGTCCAGATCAACGCCAAGAAGTTCGCGGCGAATCCCGAGCCGGAGGTGCAGGCGCTGCGCGATCTGATCCGCGAGCAGCTCCACGCCGGTTTCTACAACATCGACGTGGATACCTCCACCCTGGTCGACCTCAGCTGGGAGTCGATCGAGGAGCAGCAGGCGCTCAACTGCCGGCTCTCCGCGGAGTTCACGGAGTTCATCCGCAAGCACGAGCCGAAGGGGATCACCGTTTCCATCGGCGGAGAGATCGGCGAGGTGGGCACGGAGAACTCCACCCCCGAGGAGCTGCGCGCCTACATGAACGGCTACCTCGCCGAGCTGCGCACGCTCTCAGAAAAGGCGGGACGGGAGTATGCGGGGCTGAGCAAGATCTCCGTGCAGTCGGGAACCTCTCACGGCGGGGTGGTGCTCCCCGACGGCTCCATCCAGGAGGTGGCGATCGATTTCGAGACGCTGCGCACCCTCTCCGAGATCGCCCGCAAGGAGTACGGCCTGGCCGGAGCGGTGCAGCACGGCGCCAGCACCCTCCCGGAGCATGCCTTCGGACGCTTCCCCGACGCCGGCACCGCCGAGATCCATCTGGCGACCAACTTCCAGAACATGGTCTTCGACCACCCGGCCCTTCCGGGCGACCTGCGGCGGCGCATGTACGACTGGTGCCGGGAGAACCTCGCCGACGAGCGCAAGCCGTCGGACACGGAGGAGCAGTTCATCTACAAGGCGCGCAAGAAGGCGCTGGGCGCGTTCAAGCGCGAGCTCTGGGAGCTTCCCGCGGAGACCTGGGAGCAGATCGGCGGCTCCCTGCGCAAGCAGTTCGCCTTCCTCTTCGAGAAGCTGGCCGTCACCAACACGCGCCAGGTGGTGCAGCGCTACGTGACCGCCCCCGAGCGCCCCCGCTCCGGCCCCGCCGCGCTGCGCATCAAGGCCGCCGCGGACGACTGGGATCTCAGCGACTGATAGGTGCGGCCGGGCCGATGCTTGTGCTGGCGCCCACCCCGCGGACGCTCCGGGCATCGCCTGTAGGGGCGCCCCTGGTGGGCATCCGCATGGGAAACCGGAAAATCGGGCGGTGATGCGATCTTTGCCGCGGGCACGACCTGCGGATCTCTTTTAACCTACGCCGGCTGGAGATCGGCCTGTAGAGGCGCCCCTTGTGGGCGCGCCCGCACGTCGACGCGGCAAGCCGCCGCTGTCCGGAACCCTCAATTCCTGCGTGCGGGCGCCACAAGGGCCGCCCCTACAAGCCGATTCCCTGCAAGACGCCCGTGCAGGCCGCCCTGCAAGGCAATTGCTCGAATCGCCCGTAGGCTGTGGCGCTAAGTTAGCGCCCATACCCCACGAGGGGGCACCCCTAGAGGCTGGTTCCCTGCCACGCCTCCTCCCCGCTCCCCGGAATGAATCCTGCTTCCCTCGCGGCCACGTCTCTCCTGCGGATCATCTGGCCTGAACCCGGTTGCGCGTGAAAACATCGGTCGCGGATTCCGAGGCTCTCCGCGCAAACAAGCTGGCGCTGGTCGAACGTCTCGCCGACGATCTCGCACACGAGATCAAGAACCCGTTGCACTCCATGGTCATCAACCTGGAGGTGCTGAGACGGCGGGTCGACCGGGGCGCGGGGGACGACCCCTCGGAGCTGCAGCGGTACGTCAGCATCCTCGCTGCGGAGCTCGAGCGGGTGAGCCGCCGGGTCGACCTGCTCCTGCGCATGGTCCGGCCCGAGCGCGCCGCCGCCCCGGTCTCCCTCGCCGACGCGGTGGAAGAGCTGGTGGCGGTGGTCGAGTTGGAGCGCGAGCGCCTGGCCGTGGAGATCGAGCTGCACCCTCCCGAGGGCACCTCGCGCGTACGCATTCCCCGGGATTCCGCCCGGCAGATCATCCTCAACCTCCTCCTCCTGGGCCTCGACGCCTCGACGCCCGACGGGCGGATCGTCGTCTCCTCGGAGCTGGGTGAGCGCGAGGAATCCCTTCGTGTGCTCGCCATCCCTGGCGACCAGGCGCAATCGAAGACTGCGCAAGGGGATGAGGCGGCCGAGGAGCAGCGCATGAGCGCCGCGGTGCGTGCCCTGGTGGAGATGCTCGGCGGACGCCTGGAGATCGGACCACCCGCGCAGGGTCCTCCTTCCGCGCGCGAAATCATTGTTGCTCTGCCGGTGGTGACGCTATAGCGCGGATGCCCCGAGACTCCGGTTGACCGGTTTCGCGGAATGAGCGTATCTTGGTCTGAAACCATGAGTTGTATTCACGCGAGCGAGTGCAGGCATGCCAGCGAAGATTCTGATCGCCGACGATGAGCGTCACGTGGCCGAAGGGCTTCAGATGCTCCTCGCGGACGACGGGTATGAGGTGGACATGGCCGTTGACGGTCAGTCCGCGTGGGAGATGATCGAGGCAGGCAGCTACGCGCTCGTTCTCGCCGACCTCCGCATGCCGGAGATCGACGGCCTCGAGCTCTTCTCACGCATGCGCGAGGCGAACATCCCTTCCGAGATGATCATCATCACCGGGAAGGGCTCGGTGGACACGGCCAAGGAGGCGATGCGGCAGGGGGCGTACGACTACCTCGAGAAGCCTCTCAAGATCGACCGGTTGCGGGAGCTGATCCCCAAGGCCATCGAGAAATACGAGGTCAAGGAAGCCAACCGCGCGCTGGAGGAGCGGCTCGCCAACCTCACCCGCTTCGGCGACCTGATCGGTCAGTCGGAGGAGATGCGGGCGATCTATTCGATGATCGAGGCCGCCGCTCCGTCGAACGCCAGCATCCTGATCGTGGGGGAGAGCGGCACGGGTAAGGAGCTCGTGGCCCGCGCCATCCACGAGCGGTCGAACCGCCGCAAGGGCCCCTTCGTGGCCATCAACTGCGCCGCGTTCCCGCGCGAGATCCTGGAGAATGAGCTGTTCGGCCACGAGAAGGGGGCGTTCACCGGAGCGCTCAACGAGAAGCCGGGCTGCTTCGAGCTCGCCGACGGGGGGACGCTCTTCCTCGACGAGGTCGCGGAGATGGAGCCGGACATCCAGGTGAAGTTCCTGCGCGCCCTGGAGCAGCGCTCCTTCCGGCGTCTGGGCGGCAAGAAGGAGATCCAGGTGGACATCCGGGTCGTCTCCGCGACCAACCG is a genomic window of Longimicrobiaceae bacterium containing:
- a CDS encoding class II fructose-bisphosphate aldolase, which produces MAVVTTPDDRAVLESASVQALLSQIGDAVRVTDGTFELLDEQAFRTRALDLLAHAAALGEDDDVKDTARWIIGEAGSALGVRPASIHELYMARGRGEISGFTVPAMNIRAATYYTGRALFSAAVELDVGALILEIARSEIGYTEQRPAEYVAVLTAAALREGWSGPLFFQGDHVQINAKKFAANPEPEVQALRDLIREQLHAGFYNIDVDTSTLVDLSWESIEEQQALNCRLSAEFTEFIRKHEPKGITVSIGGEIGEVGTENSTPEELRAYMNGYLAELRTLSEKAGREYAGLSKISVQSGTSHGGVVLPDGSIQEVAIDFETLRTLSEIARKEYGLAGAVQHGASTLPEHAFGRFPDAGTAEIHLATNFQNMVFDHPALPGDLRRRMYDWCRENLADERKPSDTEEQFIYKARKKALGAFKRELWELPAETWEQIGGSLRKQFAFLFEKLAVTNTRQVVQRYVTAPERPRSGPAALRIKAAADDWDLSD
- a CDS encoding histidine kinase dimerization/phospho-acceptor domain-containing protein; this translates as MKTSVADSEALRANKLALVERLADDLAHEIKNPLHSMVINLEVLRRRVDRGAGDDPSELQRYVSILAAELERVSRRVDLLLRMVRPERAAAPVSLADAVEELVAVVELERERLAVEIELHPPEGTSRVRIPRDSARQIILNLLLLGLDASTPDGRIVVSSELGEREESLRVLAIPGDQAQSKTAQGDEAAEEQRMSAAVRALVEMLGGRLEIGPPAQGPPSAREIIVALPVVTL
- a CDS encoding sigma-54 dependent transcriptional regulator; the protein is MPAKILIADDERHVAEGLQMLLADDGYEVDMAVDGQSAWEMIEAGSYALVLADLRMPEIDGLELFSRMREANIPSEMIIITGKGSVDTAKEAMRQGAYDYLEKPLKIDRLRELIPKAIEKYEVKEANRALEERLANLTRFGDLIGQSEEMRAIYSMIEAAAPSNASILIVGESGTGKELVARAIHERSNRRKGPFVAINCAAFPREILENELFGHEKGAFTGALNEKPGCFELADGGTLFLDEVAEMEPDIQVKFLRALEQRSFRRLGGKKEIQVDIRVVSATNRNVNEAIESGDLREDLYHRLAVIPIFLPPLRERRGDVRVLAEHFLRRFAAENGKQLEGFTPDALEFIHAYRWPGNVRELKNAIERAVILAQGSQITLRDLRAHELIATEDREVRIPIGTSLEQADRTLILKTFSFVNGDHQKAATLLGVDEETLRSQLSTFIGTDAVTT